A genomic segment from Panthera tigris isolate Pti1 chromosome A1, P.tigris_Pti1_mat1.1, whole genome shotgun sequence encodes:
- the PCBD2 gene encoding pterin-4-alpha-carbinolamine dehydratase 2 isoform X2 encodes MSRVALQAEKMNHHPEWFNVYNKVQITLTSHDYGGLTKRDVKLAKFIEKAAASV; translated from the exons ATGTCCCGAGTTGCCCTGCAAGCCGAGAAGATGAATCACCACCCGGAATGGTTCAATGTGTATAACAAG GTGCAGATAACCCTAACCTCGCATGACTATGGTGGACTGACCAAGAGAGATGTGAAACTGGCCAAGTTTATTGAAAAAGCAGCTGCTTCTGTGTGA